The region GCACCAGGATGGCGGCCTTGATCTTGGCGGTGTCTTCCGCCGAGGGCTGTCCGCCGTAGAAGGGCACGCTGGCCGCCAGGTCGGCGCCGAGCCGGTGCGCGAGCATGCCGACGACGCTGCCGCCGTAACAGAAGCCGACCGCGCCCACCTTGCCGGTGCTGTCAGGACGGGTGCGGATGTAGTGGGCGGCGGCCACGAAGTCTTCGCGCACCTTGGGCTGCTCCAGCTTCGGGAACAGCTCGCGCGCCTTCTCTTCGTCGCCGGGATAGCCGCCAAGGGGCGTCAGGGCATCCGGCGCGATCGCCATGAAGTTGTCGAGTGCGATGCGGCGGGCGATGTCTTCGATGTGCGGGTTCAGGCCGCGGTTCTCGTGCACCACGACAATCGCGGGCAGCTTGCCGGTGGCGTTGGCAGGCCGGCAGACATAGCACTTGATCTTGCCGTTGCCTTCGGGCGACATGACATCGACCCATTCCGTCTTGAGGCGCTTGTCATCCTTGGGCACTTGCTGCGCCTCGGCAAACCTGGGGCTGAGCGAATCGAGCAGCATGCCGGCCGTCACGCCGCCCACGGCAAACTTGGTCGCGCGATCCAGGAAGCCGCGGCGATCGATCGCGCCGTGCACGTACTGGTCGAAGATGAGAAGCAGTTCCTGGTCGAAATCGTTCGCCGTCTTGCGTTCCATTCAAATCCTCCGGTGGGGTCCGCCTTCGCCAAGGCTACGGTGGACAG is a window of Acidobacteriota bacterium DNA encoding:
- a CDS encoding dienelactone hydrolase family protein, encoding MERKTANDFDQELLLIFDQYVHGAIDRRGFLDRATKFAVGGVTAGMLLDSLSPRFAEAQQVPKDDKRLKTEWVDVMSPEGNGKIKCYVCRPANATGKLPAIVVVHENRGLNPHIEDIARRIALDNFMAIAPDALTPLGGYPGDEEKARELFPKLEQPKVREDFVAAAHYIRTRPDSTGKVGAVGFCYGGSVVGMLAHRLGADLAASVPFYGGQPSAEDTAKIKAAILVHYAGTDERINAGWPAWEAALKANNVRYEGYIYAGTQHGFNNDTTPRYDATAAKLAWDRTIAHFNKYVRG